Genomic DNA from Phaeobacter porticola:
ATAATGTTGCACATCTGGGTCATAAGATTGGCATAACACAGCAAGAAAGCCCCGCCAAGCCTGCAATTCAGACTTAAGCCTTCACGCCATCGCAAAACGGCGCGCCCATCGAAATGGACGCGCCGCTGTTATCACTGGGGGGGGCAAATCAGAACTGGTAGGAGGCCCGCAGCGATACGGTCGTCGCATCGGCGCTGATGCCGGAGCTGCCCAGATTGTCGAAGTCATGCTCCAACACTTCACCACCGACGGTCCATTGGTCGGTCACGCGGTAGGCCACGCCGATACCGTAGAATTCACCGGTTTCATCACCAACAGAGGTATCAACCTGCGCCACACCGCCGGTCACATAGGCCAGCACGGGACCAAAGTCATACCCGGCCTTCACCTTGCCGCGCATCACAGAGTCCACAGTGGCGGCACCGCCACCCAGTTCGACATCTGTGGCGTCATAATCAATCTCACCACCCAGTACGAAGCGGCCAAAATCATAGTTGTAGCCAGCGTGGACACCGTAAGAGACGTCATCCCCTGACAGGCCGTTGCTGGTATCTGCGTCCAGCTGCCCGATTTGGCCACCAATATAGGCACCAGTCCAATCACCACCATCATTGGCAACCACGACGGGCGGTGCCGCAGGCGCTGGGGCCACGACGGGCTCTTCCAGATTGCCGGCAAAGGCTGGGGTGCTCAGGGCGGCGGCGATAGCGGCCATGGATACGATACGAGTCATCTCGACTTCTCCTTGTCTGTCTTTCGACATGTGTCTTCTCAAAGACGCGCTACTCTCGCGTCTGCCCCTCCTAAAGAAGATCGAGAGCCGAATTGTTCCAGAGCCGTTGCGGTTTTTCGTGAATATTGCGCATGGAGTGGCCGAAAATAGATCTCGAAGGCAGCTTTCTGCCGGCGAATTTCAAGCGGTTAGGCGCCGATCGGCGAGCATGCGCCCAGTCCGGCCGTCGCTGGCCAAATATTGCTTACCTCGGAGATTGTGATGTGCCTTGCTGGATTTTGGATAAGCACGGCAGGTGCGAGCGCGCAGCGTCTCTTTTGTTCCATCCGCAAGAAACGAGAAAGCACCTGTGGTAGACCTCGCATTGCGCAGCAAACGCGTGGTGGCGAGGTAGAGACC
This window encodes:
- a CDS encoding outer membrane protein; translated protein: MTRIVSMAAIAAALSTPAFAGNLEEPVVAPAPAAPPVVVANDGGDWTGAYIGGQIGQLDADTSNGLSGDDVSYGVHAGYNYDFGRFVLGGEIDYDATDVELGGGAATVDSVMRGKVKAGYDFGPVLAYVTGGVAQVDTSVGDETGEFYGIGVAYRVTDQWTVGGEVLEHDFDNLGSSGISADATTVSLRASYQF